A region of Candidatus Methylomirabilota bacterium DNA encodes the following proteins:
- a CDS encoding type II secretion system protein GspG: MVRAAVVAVALMALALPACQREQKGISEDLPAARATKARADAQAIASAIRQYQATFGVLPGSIEDLTEARTAGGVTGGPFLARVPTPPAGFTSYQYAKQGDVNFTISSSAGAVTVTAP; this comes from the coding sequence ATGGTGAGAGCGGCGGTCGTGGCGGTCGCGCTGATGGCACTTGCGCTGCCGGCGTGCCAGAGAGAGCAGAAAGGCATCAGCGAGGACCTGCCCGCCGCGCGCGCTACCAAGGCGCGCGCCGACGCCCAGGCCATCGCGAGCGCCATCCGCCAGTACCAGGCGACCTTCGGGGTGCTGCCCGGGTCCATCGAGGATCTGACCGAGGCGCGGACGGCCGGGGGCGTCACCGGCGGGCCGTTCCTGGCGAGGGTGCCGACGCCGCCCGCCGGCTTTACGTCGTACCAGTACGCCAAGCAGGGCGACGTCAACTTCACCATCAGCTCGTCGGCCGGCGCCGTCACGGTCACGGCGCCCTAA